The following are from one region of the Candidatus Poribacteria bacterium genome:
- a CDS encoding NYN domain-containing protein, with the protein MSNPDLRFHIQRDQLTWFLDLLLNEREIFQLSASTGIVLDVDRLYALSRRELLVNLADVFLEVVGTTKSELKNPETSLVGQFLTEKAQAAISRVGYMEISEIETFFKTSDVLIEGGDFGEVVWALLTDQRTAVVEHGYKLLNTTYESIEVAHTNGSGNVHAMDPMESIEAQPIYDPESGLQHADASDQDLEHLERQLADSKADYTSLEQKHNRLEQQRALLLEENKGLKTKAEEVHGNEKRLKALEQENHILREQVAQYIEDTAELQHLTAEHERLLAEKDQMTEQLREYEQIKAAKENFTTDLKLVEEAVYKGHQGLEDFQTTLDNHFDILENSHQAARGALNQIRQTLAYLDTQEAVEGQGPYNLTTEQPRVGVFVDVQNMFYAAKDRFGRRVDYIKLLDLIVGPRYLMVAYAYVVQIPEINQSSFLSLLEHNGYTIKSKDLRLRGDGSAKGDWDVGIAVDVVSMLGSLDVVILASGDGDFCPLAELIKQQNKRVEVVAFEHNTSMDLQQIADQFFPIGDELLI; encoded by the coding sequence GAGTGCCTCTACTGGCATCGTTCTCGATGTGGACCGGTTGTATGCCTTATCAAGACGAGAATTACTCGTAAATTTAGCCGATGTGTTTTTGGAGGTCGTTGGCACAACAAAATCTGAACTAAAAAATCCAGAAACTTCATTAGTCGGCCAATTTCTTACTGAAAAAGCACAAGCTGCGATCTCCCGAGTCGGGTATATGGAAATCTCGGAAATCGAAACGTTTTTCAAAACGTCTGATGTCCTCATAGAAGGCGGCGATTTTGGCGAAGTCGTCTGGGCACTTCTCACTGACCAGCGGACCGCAGTCGTTGAACACGGCTATAAACTCCTCAACACAACATACGAATCTATAGAAGTGGCGCATACAAATGGAAGCGGAAACGTCCATGCTATGGATCCAATGGAAAGCATCGAAGCTCAGCCCATTTACGACCCGGAAAGTGGACTGCAACACGCAGACGCATCTGACCAAGACCTTGAGCATCTTGAACGACAACTGGCGGATTCGAAAGCAGACTATACCTCGCTTGAGCAAAAACATAACCGGTTAGAGCAACAACGCGCCCTTCTATTAGAGGAAAACAAGGGATTAAAAACGAAAGCAGAGGAAGTTCATGGAAACGAAAAACGATTGAAGGCTCTTGAACAGGAAAATCACATACTTCGTGAACAGGTTGCACAATATATTGAAGACACCGCTGAACTACAACACCTTACCGCCGAACATGAACGCCTCCTTGCTGAAAAGGACCAGATGACAGAACAACTCAGAGAATATGAACAGATTAAGGCAGCCAAGGAGAACTTCACTACCGATCTCAAGTTGGTTGAGGAGGCAGTCTACAAAGGGCATCAAGGCCTCGAAGACTTTCAAACAACGCTTGACAACCATTTCGATATTCTGGAAAACAGCCATCAGGCGGCACGCGGTGCCTTGAATCAGATTCGTCAAACGCTCGCTTATCTGGATACGCAAGAAGCCGTGGAAGGTCAGGGTCCCTACAATCTAACGACGGAGCAACCCCGTGTTGGTGTGTTTGTTGATGTCCAAAACATGTTTTATGCCGCTAAGGATCGATTTGGACGCAGGGTCGATTATATCAAACTCCTCGATCTGATCGTCGGACCCCGGTATCTCATGGTAGCCTACGCCTATGTCGTCCAGATACCCGAAATCAACCAATCCAGTTTCCTGTCCCTTCTTGAGCACAACGGTTATACGATTAAGAGCAAAGACTTGCGTCTGCGCGGCGACGGGTCTGCAAAGGGGGATTGGGATGTCGGCATTGCAGTGGATGTCGTTTCAATGCTCGGTTCATTGGATGTCGTCATTTTGGCAAGCGGTGATGGCGATTTTTGTCCGCTTGCTGAGCTTATCAAACAACAGAATAAGCGTGTGGAGGTCGTCGCTTTTGAGCATAATACCTCCATGGATTTACAACAAATCGCCGACCAGTTCTTTCCAATCGGAGACGAGTTACTCATCTGA
- a CDS encoding PHP domain-containing protein, producing the protein MTNREISAIFQAIGSLLQIRGENDFRARIYERAATIIEKFPDELVSKDSQHRTPGYNREAVERLRATPGIGKAIEDKTVEMLETGRCKFYDELTAEMGADILELLNLRGVGVKTAGRLYRDYGVKNLDDLSELIESGQMRNIQGIGQNSIRMITESLAFQVEQRNKRPLWHILPPTQDLFDHLTHLIDSENWIKRYQWTGDLRRYEEICHSVALIVECEDEGTFQFDSGPVPAPLQALLEPLNTIKTPQTPIVFKTDSQTQYLYDNDTSKFYKRPTEESQHDRTGDVRDTLPVIQFYIDRDFPVSVYLCTAATYEATLFLTTATDAHLDALSDESFLEPPGFWHEARDMTEEKIYEKLGLSYIPAELRQDGASVAAAKEGTLPKLIEFTDLRGDLHAHTDWSDGRHTLEDMVAAAKTAGLEYLAITDHSASSVIANGLKRQRLLEQVERVRELDAEVADITILAGSEVDIREHGDLDYRAKTLEQLDIVVASVHSHFSLSEAEMTRRIVRAIENPFVNIIGHPTGRLLGRRPMYRVNLEEIIEAAAENKTVLEINGAPNRLDLDPEFVRMAKKAGVLLAVNTDAHAIEQLAHRQSGLNVARRGWLTKAEVINTYPLEKLRRVCGIGNTTPK; encoded by the coding sequence ATGACAAATCGGGAGATTAGTGCTATATTCCAAGCTATCGGATCCCTCCTACAAATTCGCGGTGAAAATGACTTTCGGGCTCGAATTTATGAACGAGCAGCAACTATCATTGAAAAATTTCCCGATGAATTGGTTTCCAAAGATTCCCAACACAGGACACCGGGATATAACAGAGAAGCAGTAGAAAGACTTCGCGCCACCCCCGGTATAGGGAAAGCCATCGAAGACAAGACCGTTGAAATGTTGGAAACCGGACGTTGCAAATTCTATGACGAACTCACCGCAGAAATGGGAGCAGACATCCTTGAATTGCTCAATCTCCGAGGGGTTGGTGTAAAAACCGCCGGGAGGCTCTATCGAGACTATGGCGTCAAAAACCTTGATGATCTCTCGGAATTGATCGAGAGCGGACAAATGAGAAACATACAAGGTATAGGACAAAACTCGATCCGGATGATCACTGAAAGTCTGGCGTTTCAGGTAGAACAGAGGAACAAACGTCCGCTATGGCACATTTTACCCCCCACTCAAGACCTTTTCGACCATCTGACGCACTTGATAGATAGCGAAAACTGGATAAAACGTTACCAATGGACAGGTGATTTACGGCGGTATGAAGAGATATGCCACAGCGTCGCGTTGATTGTTGAATGTGAAGACGAAGGAACGTTTCAGTTTGACAGTGGTCCCGTGCCTGCGCCGCTACAAGCACTGCTGGAGCCTTTAAACACTATTAAAACGCCGCAGACCCCGATTGTTTTCAAAACAGACAGTCAAACTCAGTACCTATATGACAACGACACGTCTAAATTTTACAAAAGACCGACCGAAGAAAGTCAACACGACCGAACAGGGGACGTGCGTGACACGCTCCCTGTGATTCAATTTTATATTGATAGAGATTTTCCGGTATCTGTCTATCTATGTACTGCTGCCACATACGAGGCGACTCTTTTCCTGACAACTGCGACAGACGCGCACCTTGACGCACTTTCTGACGAAAGTTTTCTGGAGCCCCCTGGTTTTTGGCATGAAGCGCGGGACATGACGGAAGAGAAAATATACGAAAAACTTGGGCTCTCCTATATTCCAGCGGAACTTCGACAGGACGGTGCCTCGGTGGCAGCGGCAAAAGAAGGTACTTTGCCAAAACTCATTGAGTTTACCGATTTACGAGGTGACTTACACGCACATACCGATTGGAGTGATGGACGACATACCCTCGAAGATATGGTCGCAGCGGCAAAAACAGCGGGACTTGAATACTTGGCTATCACTGACCATTCTGCCTCCTCTGTCATAGCAAATGGCTTGAAGCGGCAGCGACTTCTGGAACAGGTGGAACGCGTTCGTGAATTGGATGCAGAAGTTGCGGATATCACAATCCTCGCAGGTTCTGAGGTAGATATCCGAGAGCATGGCGATCTGGATTATCGTGCTAAAACTTTAGAACAACTTGACATTGTTGTCGCAAGCGTTCATAGTCATTTCTCGCTATCGGAAGCGGAAATGACGCGGCGTATCGTTCGAGCGATCGAAAATCCTTTTGTCAACATCATCGGTCATCCGACAGGCAGACTGCTCGGACGTAGACCGATGTATCGAGTGAATCTTGAAGAGATTATTGAAGCCGCTGCGGAGAATAAAACGGTTTTGGAGATTAACGGCGCGCCGAACCGATTGGATCTTGACCCTGAATTCGTGCGTATGGCAAAAAAAGCGGGGGTACTCTTAGCAGTCAACACGGATGCGCATGCCATCGAGCAACTCGCGCACCGTCAATCCGGATTGAATGTCGCCCGGCGCGGATGGTTGACAAAAGCCGAAGTCATCAACACATACCCTCTGGAAAAATTGCGTCGGGTCTGTGGAATTGGTAATACAACGCCCAAATAA
- a CDS encoding ATP-binding cassette domain-containing protein — MIQLHQVSFSYGELSVLEKVSLRVERGEFVFLVGPSGSGKTTLLRLLYADLDPVGGDLSVVGQQLAQLDKVRLPYFRQKIGLVFQDFKFLENKTVRENLALPQRLIGTPTQLIKENVDKLLNQMGLYHHHKALPSEISGNERRRLAIARAIINNPLLLLADAPTEGLDLRLSLEVISLLNALNFQGMTIFVSTSDRTLAEKCNKRIIELRDGGIH, encoded by the coding sequence ATGATACAGTTACACCAGGTCAGTTTCAGTTATGGTGAACTTAGTGTGCTTGAGAAGGTAAGCCTTCGCGTGGAACGCGGCGAATTCGTGTTTCTCGTGGGTCCAAGTGGCTCTGGCAAGACAACATTACTCCGCCTATTATACGCGGATTTAGATCCAGTAGGCGGTGACCTGAGTGTGGTTGGACAACAACTTGCGCAGTTGGATAAAGTGAGGCTACCCTACTTTCGGCAAAAGATAGGGCTCGTCTTTCAAGACTTCAAGTTCTTAGAAAACAAAACAGTTCGAGAGAATTTGGCACTGCCACAGCGATTAATAGGGACCCCAACGCAACTGATTAAGGAAAATGTCGATAAACTCCTGAATCAGATGGGACTCTATCACCATCACAAAGCACTGCCATCAGAAATATCTGGCAACGAGCGACGCCGCCTTGCTATAGCGAGAGCAATTATCAACAATCCTTTGTTACTCCTTGCGGATGCCCCAACAGAAGGCTTAGATTTACGCCTTTCGCTTGAAGTGATATCACTTCTTAATGCGCTTAACTTTCAGGGGATGACTATCTTTGTCTCCACGAGTGACCGAACACTCGCCGAGAAATGTAATAAGCGGATTATTGAACTACGAGATGGCGGCATCCATTGA
- the topA gene encoding type I DNA topoisomerase, translated as MPKSLVVVESPAKAKTIKKILGRDYIVESSVGHIRDLPPKELGVDIENAFAPKYVLIRGKGKVVKSLQSEARKVDSIYLAADPDREGEAICWHLFEELKKIKKPIHRITYNEVTKNAILEAIEKPGTIDMALVDAQQARRVLDRLVGYQISPILWRSVKPGLSAGRVQSVAVRLICEREAEIEAFKSEEYWTLTATLTPTKVQHLFPAKLHKIGKKKGEINNYGFHIDETRAKELAADAQTQTYLVEKVQKRERKQRPVPPFITSTLQQEASRKLRFVAKKTMLIAQQLYEGLEIGSEGSVGLITYMRTDSTRVAQEALQATRAYIKETYGAEYLPNRAVNYRSKKGAQDAHEAIRPTLPLRTPADLKPYLSKDQYRLYELIWMRFIASQMNPAIFDGTTIDIQAGTYLFRATGSVMKFRGFRRVYMEGKDDPAADERESGEENVNLPDVKEGDTLDLRKLEPKQHFTQPPPRYSEATLVKMLEAKEVGRPSTYASILSTIQDRGYVTKERGRLTPTDVGRLVNELLKHGFPNIVDVEFTAKMEEQLDVIADGKVKWVETLGQFYPPFQTALKEAPDRMYEARKAMEKQSDEKCEKCGDNMIIKWGRYGRFLGCANYPECRNIKRLTTADDASTAEPEPTDIACDKCDKPMVVRVSRAGAKFLSCSGYPKCKNAKPIPMGVDCPEANCDGYIGERRSRRGKVFYGCSNYPKCEFSTWDKPVSIPCPKCNAPFLVEKTAKSKGSESVTTRLVCHTADCDYTKTEEK; from the coding sequence ATGCCAAAGTCACTCGTCGTTGTTGAATCGCCGGCGAAAGCGAAGACTATCAAAAAGATTTTAGGTAGGGATTACATCGTTGAATCCTCCGTTGGACATATCCGGGACCTCCCTCCGAAGGAACTGGGTGTCGATATTGAGAATGCCTTTGCTCCGAAGTATGTCTTGATTCGGGGAAAAGGGAAGGTCGTGAAATCCCTCCAAAGCGAAGCGCGTAAGGTTGACAGTATCTATCTCGCTGCGGATCCAGATCGCGAAGGTGAAGCGATCTGCTGGCATCTTTTTGAGGAACTGAAAAAGATAAAGAAGCCGATCCACCGGATTACCTACAACGAAGTCACCAAAAACGCAATTTTAGAAGCAATTGAAAAACCGGGCACCATTGATATGGCACTCGTTGATGCGCAACAGGCGCGTCGTGTCTTGGATAGGCTCGTTGGATACCAGATTAGTCCTATCTTGTGGCGTAGTGTGAAACCGGGTCTCAGTGCCGGGAGAGTTCAATCCGTTGCAGTGCGCCTGATTTGTGAGCGTGAAGCAGAAATCGAGGCGTTTAAATCAGAAGAATACTGGACACTCACAGCAACATTGACACCGACGAAGGTCCAGCATCTCTTCCCCGCAAAGTTACATAAAATTGGGAAAAAGAAGGGTGAAATCAATAATTATGGGTTCCATATAGACGAAACGCGCGCCAAAGAACTGGCGGCGGACGCACAAACACAGACATATCTCGTTGAAAAAGTCCAAAAGCGGGAACGGAAACAGAGACCCGTCCCACCGTTTATCACAAGTACCTTACAACAGGAAGCGTCTCGAAAACTCCGTTTTGTTGCCAAAAAGACGATGCTTATTGCCCAACAGCTCTATGAGGGATTGGAAATCGGCAGCGAAGGATCCGTTGGGCTCATTACATACATGCGGACCGATTCGACACGTGTTGCTCAGGAAGCCCTCCAAGCAACGCGAGCGTATATCAAAGAAACTTATGGTGCAGAATATTTACCCAATCGTGCTGTTAATTACCGGAGCAAAAAAGGGGCGCAAGATGCCCACGAAGCGATCCGCCCAACCTTGCCGTTGCGAACTCCCGCAGATTTGAAGCCATATTTGAGTAAAGATCAGTATCGACTTTATGAACTCATTTGGATGCGGTTTATAGCGAGTCAGATGAATCCAGCGATTTTTGATGGCACAACAATTGACATCCAAGCAGGCACTTATCTGTTCCGTGCCACCGGCTCAGTGATGAAATTTCGAGGATTCAGGCGCGTCTATATGGAAGGTAAAGATGATCCCGCTGCCGATGAACGTGAGTCGGGCGAAGAGAATGTCAATTTGCCCGACGTTAAAGAAGGGGACACACTGGATTTACGTAAATTAGAACCGAAGCAGCATTTTACGCAACCTCCTCCCCGTTACAGTGAAGCCACGCTTGTGAAAATGCTGGAAGCGAAGGAGGTCGGACGTCCGAGTACCTACGCCTCTATTCTATCAACAATTCAGGATAGAGGTTATGTCACCAAAGAACGCGGCAGGCTCACGCCTACAGATGTCGGAAGACTCGTTAACGAACTCCTGAAACATGGATTTCCCAACATCGTCGACGTTGAATTCACAGCAAAAATGGAAGAGCAGCTTGATGTCATCGCTGATGGCAAAGTTAAGTGGGTAGAAACATTAGGACAGTTTTATCCTCCATTCCAAACTGCACTCAAGGAAGCCCCGGATAGGATGTATGAAGCCCGAAAGGCGATGGAAAAGCAATCGGACGAAAAGTGTGAAAAGTGCGGGGACAACATGATTATCAAGTGGGGCAGATATGGACGGTTCCTCGGCTGTGCTAATTATCCAGAATGTCGGAATATCAAGCGTTTAACAACTGCGGATGACGCTTCTACTGCGGAACCGGAGCCGACCGATATCGCGTGCGACAAGTGTGATAAGCCGATGGTTGTGAGAGTTAGCCGTGCGGGTGCCAAATTTTTGTCGTGTAGTGGATACCCAAAATGCAAAAATGCAAAGCCGATTCCAATGGGAGTCGACTGCCCGGAGGCTAATTGTGATGGCTACATTGGTGAACGCCGCAGCCGACGTGGGAAGGTCTTTTATGGTTGCAGCAACTATCCGAAATGTGAATTCTCGACGTGGGATAAACCTGTGTCAATACCTTGTCCGAAATGCAACGCGCCCTTCCTCGTTGAGAAGACAGCAAAGTCAAAAGGGAGTGAAAGCGTAACCACGCGCCTCGTCTGTCACACAGCAGATTGTGATTATACAAAAACAGAGGAAAAATGA
- a CDS encoding acetyl-CoA carboxylase carboxyl transferase subunit beta: MSETSQTISCRNCNAQIAVETFTNNFKVCPHCDYHHYMSAHERLNLIIDADSFEEYDAHLYSIDSLEFPEYPQKLERDVAKTGLRSEMLSGIANIGGYPTALAIGDVGFIGGTCGSVIGEKVTRCIERALENQLPLVIVSVSGGMRMQEGTLALMQMAKTAAACAEYAKSGVFYISVVTDPTFGGATASYTSLGDVIVAEPGARIGFAGPLAVASLREELPENFQKAESLLEHGFIDSVVHRSDMRQMLIDLIAFAA, from the coding sequence ATGTCCGAAACTTCACAAACAATTTCATGTAGAAATTGCAATGCACAGATCGCGGTAGAGACCTTCACAAACAATTTCAAGGTCTGCCCACACTGCGATTACCATCACTACATGAGTGCGCATGAGCGGCTCAACCTCATTATAGATGCGGATAGTTTTGAAGAATACGATGCCCATCTTTACTCTATTGATTCGCTGGAATTCCCAGAATACCCACAAAAACTCGAAAGAGATGTCGCAAAAACGGGACTCAGATCGGAGATGCTCTCCGGCATAGCGAATATCGGTGGCTATCCGACTGCTCTTGCGATTGGCGATGTCGGATTTATAGGCGGCACCTGTGGCTCTGTCATCGGTGAAAAGGTTACCCGATGTATTGAACGCGCCCTTGAAAATCAGTTGCCATTAGTGATTGTCTCCGTGAGTGGAGGGATGCGGATGCAAGAAGGCACGCTCGCCTTGATGCAGATGGCGAAAACCGCTGCCGCTTGTGCGGAGTATGCCAAATCGGGAGTCTTTTATATTTCGGTTGTCACGGATCCAACGTTCGGCGGTGCGACTGCCAGTTATACATCTCTCGGTGATGTAATCGTTGCTGAACCGGGGGCTCGGATCGGCTTTGCGGGTCCGTTAGCCGTTGCCAGTCTCCGCGAGGAACTCCCGGAAAACTTCCAAAAAGCAGAATCGTTACTGGAACATGGATTCATCGATTCGGTCGTTCACCGGTCGGATATGCGTCAGATGCTGATAGACCTAATCGCCTTCGCCGCCTAA
- a CDS encoding LamG domain-containing protein: MKLAICLSITLLLVVTPFAMSIGPAEFLDGLVVYHPYDEGKGDKAEDLSGNGHDGVIDNPEWVDGKFDKALEFGGEGSDVFVTVESTPELNVDEMTFMAWVNAEHWNGTRQIVGKSVHGGCGGRVQYGLFSEGGTFKLRFETEAGRNDISTGLPDTEKFIHIAFTNDTKKGKIYIDGKEEAEGDVPGKLAANDDPWRIGQDCERLNYVFAGIIDEVRLWNRALSEDEINTFMEQGVDALAVEAAGKLSTTWGRLKAGR; encoded by the coding sequence ATGAAACTGGCTATTTGTTTATCCATCACACTACTTTTGGTAGTGACACCCTTCGCTATGTCTATCGGTCCAGCAGAGTTCCTAGATGGCTTGGTGGTGTACCACCCCTATGATGAAGGCAAGGGGGACAAAGCGGAAGATCTTAGCGGAAACGGGCATGACGGTGTCATTGACAATCCAGAATGGGTTGACGGCAAATTCGACAAGGCGTTGGAATTTGGGGGTGAAGGCAGCGATGTTTTTGTCACCGTTGAAAGCACTCCCGAACTGAATGTGGATGAAATGACGTTTATGGCGTGGGTTAACGCCGAGCACTGGAACGGCACCCGCCAGATTGTCGGTAAATCCGTTCACGGCGGATGCGGTGGTAGGGTTCAATACGGATTGTTCAGTGAAGGTGGCACCTTCAAACTCCGTTTTGAAACCGAAGCGGGTCGCAATGATATTTCGACCGGTCTGCCTGACACCGAGAAATTTATCCATATCGCTTTCACCAACGACACCAAGAAGGGCAAAATCTACATTGATGGTAAGGAAGAAGCTGAAGGGGATGTCCCCGGCAAACTTGCAGCCAACGATGATCCGTGGCGGATTGGACAGGATTGCGAACGTCTTAATTACGTCTTTGCCGGAATTATTGACGAAGTCCGTCTCTGGAATCGCGCACTGAGCGAGGATGAGATCAATACGTTCATGGAACAGGGTGTAGATGCCCTTGCTGTTGAAGCAGCGGGGAAACTCTCTACAACCTGGGGTCGCCTGAAAGCAGGACGTTAA